CTTTAAGCGGAGAAGATACCGTCTGGGTAAATTAACCGGAGTATTTACACTATCGGTGCAGGGAAAGATAGACGAATGAAACTCTCTCCAAAactggcacgggctcaatggaccgaatggtccCCTTgtttgctgcaaccattctatgtttctatgaactcTGGTGCAGCCCAATTGTTCAGTTCGGAGATTCTAATATCTCTTCCCCGCACACAGCGCAAATCTGATAAAATATCTATCCACAacctctccccgttcccaggtcagtgctctctctctctctcggggaggtGGCGGGTGGTTCTTAGAAGAGCTTTTATTTTGTGTTTAGTTCGAATGGGTCGAGtggttcagccgccgaatccatagagagtgcggacctgccgtttcagagcgtacaccacatccatggcagtgaccgtcttgcgcttggcgtgttcagtgtaggtgaccgcgtccctgatcacattctccaggaaaaccttcagcaccccacCGGTTTCCTCAtggatcagacccgagatccgcttgacaccgccatgGCGAGCCAGGCGGCGAATGGATGGTTTGGTCATACCCTGGATGTTATCCCGAAGAACTTTAtggtgccgcttggctccgcctttgcccaatctttgcctcctttacctctgccagacatgatggtTTTTTTTCACAAagctcaattcaatgataaatttTCTCCTTTCTGATGTATTTATGTAGCCATCCTGGACCTGGCTGAGAAAGGCAGAGCGTGAGATAGGCGGGGTCTGAGTGACAGATAGTGCAGAGAGAAGGGGCGGGAGAGGAGACAGAAATAAAGTGACagtcagagcagagagagaggtgggggagggggggggaggtgacaGAATCAGAGTGACATTCAGCgcaaagaggggaggggagagaagacaGAAGCAGTGCgacagacagagcagagagagtgggaggggagaggacgCAGAATCAGAGTGACAGAAAGGCGAGAGATGCGGGGGGATTGATGGAGACTGAATGAGACTGACAGTCAGAGCAGCGAGAGTGGGCGGGAGGGGATAGGAGACAGAATCAGGGTGACAGACAGAACAGGGAGAGGACGGGGGAGGGATGAGGAAAGTGAAGGAGACAGAATCAGATTGACagacagagcgggagagcggCATCCGAGCTTTCACACTTTAGCAGAGAAATATTTATTTACATTTACTTAAAATGGCCAGTTACAATTCAGAGCcaataatattcctgcctaaatgcAGTCACTTCTATAACATAGGATCTAGTGCAGGCCGTATAGCCGCTCGAGGCTAttgcgccattcaattacatTATGGTGATCTGCGCCTCAACTCCACTCACCCGCCTCTGATCCACATCCCTTGGTACTCGCACCCATCAAAAATCtacccatctcagtcttgaaagctccaattgacccccagcctcaacagccttttaggggagaaagagttccagatttccgctacctcttgtgtgaaaaagtgcttcctgatttcaccccggaacggactagctctaattttaaggatatgcccccttgttctgcattTACCCAGCACAGTaaatagtttatctgtatctaacccatagaATACCTGAAGCAGGGAGAGCGGCCTTTGAGATTTTAGCTCCGCCTCCAGCTCCTCTAACTCCACTCTATCCCCAATCGACCCCGATTGCACCTGCGAACACATCCCCTCCCGGAAGGggtcagcagtttacaaacatcTTATGACAGCCGATTTGCAGAATCTCATGTGCTGGGGTTTGAGTTGTGAAGCTggctttctccaccagtgttaccATCTCACACTGACTCGACCAGGCATCCTATTCTCTTTATTATATTACAGAGGAAGCGCGGGTGTAGCAAATGTTTATTTTAACTGATTTGTATTGAGAATGAGCCCGTGGGTAGGACATGTATTTTATTGCGGTCTCAGCTCTTTTTCGAGAGACGCGGTGAATCTGAGAAGAGCATTTGGCTCAGATGTTTACATTTGCCCTTTTTATTTACTTCTTTTGGGGGCTTTTAGCCGCTTTCTTGGACTTTGGTGTTTTCGGCTGGCGATTTCCCGTCGCTTTCCTCACGCCCGAGACCGATTTCAGATTTACAACTTTAACCCTCTTGGGACTCTTGGTCTTCTTCGAGGGATTTTTTTTGTGAAGTTTTGCCGCTTTCATCGCCTTTCTGGTGCGCGACGTCCCCTTCACTTTCTTGGCGGGAGATTTCTTGGCTGTCGGTTTCCTTGGAGATTTCCTCGCGGTCGGTTTCTTGACCGCTGCTGGTTTCTTGGCTGTTAGTTTCTGGGCCGTCTTGGCCATTTTTTCTGGGTTTCCTTCTTGGCGACTTTGAAGGAGACCGAGACTCCCGTgcccatatttaccaattaaataatgagaaaaaaatatttaaacattAATATATTAAAGCCAGTGTTTTGAacgccataatgtaatctgagaaaaattacatacagatacagaatgaatctcaccactaacatacagtaccagagacagacagacacagaataaaccccacactgacataTAGTACCAGGGacggaaagatacagaatgaatccctcactcacataatGTCAGAGACTGCATATTTGAATGATTCTCACACTCTCATAAAGTAGCAGAAACTAACAGGTAATTTAAGaatcacgcacacacacaaaatgactctcacactcacatacaataccaggaactgacaggtacagaatgaatctcacactcagacacagtgCCAGAGATGGACAGATAAATAATGAATCCCACATTAACACatagtactagagactgacagatacagaattaatcccacactgacacaatACCagctacagaatgaatcacactctcacatacagtaTAACAGACTGCACATATAGAATGaacctcacactcacagacagtgccAGACACTGGCAGATACATAATGAATCTCATGTGGACAAGATAACAGCGACTACATAGGTTGATTGAATCCCATATTCAcatatagtaccagagactgacagatacagaatgaatcccacactcacacagtactggagactgcATATATAGAATGAACAGCATCAACACACAAAGTACTgaaaagatacagaatgagtcccacactcacacacagtaccagagattgacaagtACAGGATGAATCTCAGTTACCtacattggtgcagactgagttacacattacataccactCCAAAAAATCTCATattatcagattgaaagatacagtgtcaATTCTGAGACAGACTCAGACTAAAATAAACtattccattagtacagactgaagtaaacattacataccaattAAAACatttcaccatatcagtttgaaagatgTATTATCATTCACAATTGTATTCAAAGAGATACAAATTTATTAgtattccatcaccatccctgggtatgtcctgtcccaccggcaggacagaccgaccagaggtggcggtacagtgatatacagtcaggagggagtggccctgggagtactcaacattgactctggaccccatgaaatctcatggcatcaggtcaaacatgggcaaggaaacctcctgctgattaccacctaccgccctccttcagctgatgaatcagtcctcctccatgttaagcaccatttggaggaagcactgagggtagcaagggcacagaatgtactctgggtgggggacttcaatatccatcaccaagagtggctcggtagcaccactactgaccgaggtggccgagtcctgaaggatatagctgcgagactgggcctgcggcaagtgcTGGAGAACCAACAagtgggaaaaacttacttgacctcgtcctcaccaacctacctgtcgcagatgaatctgtccatgacagtattggtaggagtgaccatcgcacagtccttgtggagatgaagtcccgtcttcacactgaggacaccatccaacgtgttgtgtggcactatcactgtgctaaatgggatagattcagaacagatccagcagctcaaaacttggcaaccatgaggcgctgtgggccatcagcagcagcagaattgtgttccagcaaaatctgtaacctcatggcccggcatattcctcactctaccattaccaacaagccaggggttcaaacctggttcaatgaggagtgtagaagagcatgccagcagcagcaccaggcgtacctaaaaatgaagtaccaatctagtgaagctacaactcaggactacctgaatgctaaacagcggaagcaacatgctatagacagagctaagcgattgcacaaccaacagatcagatcaaagctctgcagtccttcaacatccagtcgtgaattgtggtggacaattaaacaactaacgggaagaggaggctctgtaagcatccccatcctcaatgatgatagagtccagcacgtgagtgaataagacaaggttgaagcgtttgcaaccatcttcagccagaagtgcagagaggatgatccatctcggcctcctcccgatatcaccaccatcacagaagccagtcttcagccaattcgattcactccacgtgtacGTGCTCTTCAAAATGACGTATGGGGAGGGAAtctgcaattggatccaactgctctacacaaacatcaatagcgccgtttcaatcaacggatgggaatcagaaagctttcagatcaaatctggagtcaggcagggctgtcctctctcctccgtcttgttcgtgtgttgcatcaagccctttgccgagtccatcaggagggatgcgggcgtAGGAggagtgacgatcccaggcagcggaggcactcaggtcaaggcctccctgtacatggacgaagTCAccatcttttgctcggatcagctgtcggtccgcaaaTTGATGAGCATCTGTGACCTGTTCGAACTGGCCTTgtgggccagggtaaatcgcaccAAGATCGAGGCcacgttctttgggaactggaccgaccgatcctttgtccccttcaccgtcaggtcggattacctgaaggtgctggcgaTCTGGTTCGGGGGTCCCGGTGCGTGCCCCAaaaactggaaggagcgtattgccaatgtgaagcagaaactgggactgtgggatcgacgatccctctcgatcatgggcaagaacctggtcatcaggtgcgaggtgctctcggtgttgctgtatgtggcgcaggtctggcccatacctcgctcctgtgccttccctccccaaaccccattttggagagcacgtccatcatatacgtgtgggatattttgtcaaaggccttctcctggtccaggctgatcaggcaggtattcacccccccccccccccccactccctgccctgtACTTAggtgatcgtatccctgagcagcgccaggctatcagagatcttcctgccgggtacagcgcaggtctgatcggggtgaatcaccacctccagggctgacttgacccgattggcgatgaccttggacagaattttgtagtccatgttaagtagtgagatgggtcgccaatttcttccctctcccccttccgtttgtagatgagggtgatgatgcctttcctcatggagtctgacatgctgcctgccagaagcatacccccgtacacttccagcagttctgggcctatccagtcccacagagccgagtacaactccatcggtaagccgtcgcttccgggagtcttactcttctcgaaggaacgggCGGCCTTTGTCAGTTTGTCCAGAGTTAGCgtgtgatccagactctcccgcttgctgtcgtctagaacctccatgatagacgacaagaaggactgggaggccgcgctgcctgtgggcttcgcgttgtacagtccggcataaaaggatttgcaggtcctcagtatgtcgggctgcgaggacgtgaccgagccgtcctcttccttcaggctgctgatcacagagctctctctgtgcaccttttggaagaagaagcgcgagcaagtctcgtcctgctccacggagcggactctggaccggaaaatGATCtaggaggcctcggaggcaaagaacgaggcttgctggtccttcacctctctgagctcctccccgacatcgatccccatcgactgcagcacgagaagattctgcatgcttttctggagtcgggatgtttccctctgcctctctctccccttctgaacacctttgaggatgaagaacctcttgatgttcgccttggtggcttcccaccagtgcactggggaatcaaagaggggctttacggttctccaacctttgtaatccctcttcagttcctcaatctttcgcggggtcaacagtttcacgttcagcttccatgtccccctgcccactctctgatcgtcctgtaggtgacagtcagccaggaggaggcagcggtcagagaagaacactggagtgaccttggtggatctgaccttgagctttggggacacaaacaggaagtctatcctggaatggacggacccgtctggtctggaccaggtgtattgacgcgctgctccatctgcagggttgctgaagatgtcGCACAGTTTGgcatctttcaccgcttccattagGAGTTTGGACGTTGTGTCCAGTTTGTTGTTGGCGCTCATTGCTCATTGCCAGCGGTCTCTAGTTCTTAGAGATCGCTGGCAATGAGCATCTCACGAGCCCTGGCTAAGCCGCAGTGGCCTTCCACACCTCCACGCTGAAGCGACTGTGGGAGGCGAGGGTGGGTGGGGAGCATCTTGTAGGAGCCCTAGAGTAGCAGAGAGATCTCTTAACAAGGCAGTATGGGTTGACACATGGGTGATGATGTTGGTTCATTGTATTTGTATAATTATTAAAATGTTAAACCGTTAGCAATTTTAACTTTATATTGCTCGCTGGATTTATTTTAACTAATAAAGAaacagaaagatttgcatttctatcgcgcctttccgATCTCAgttcatcccaaagcactttacagccaatgaagtgcattcgctgttgtaatgtaggaaacacggcagccaatttgcacacagcaagctcctacaaacaaCAAGGAGATCAtgctttagtggtgttggttcagggataaatattagcccaggacaccaggtagaactcccctgctccttctcaaaatagtgtcattggatcttttatatccacctgagtggGGCTTCAGGTAAATATCtcgtccgaaagatggcacctccgatagtgcagcattcccacagtactgcactggaagtgtcagcctagattataggctgaagtctctgaaatggggcaTTGAAccgaccttccgactcagaggcgagaatgctatccactgagccacggctgaaatgTACCTTAGTGTTGGTCAGTGTTTGGAAGTACTTTATTGGAGGGTTGCAGGAACAGTAGAGACACGGTTCAGGACTGTTAATGGATGGGAGGTGTAAGATTCTTCAGCTCAGGGTGCGAAAGGCCAATGGTCTTAATTTTCTCAGGAATTTTATTTGTCATTTAAAAATTGAAGCACTGAATTACTAACCAGAAATGGGAATGCGACTCATTGTGGCTCAGAAAGCTTTTTCTAACCAACCCTGTACCGAGAGGAAACATTTAGAGCCGATATAAAAACCGTACTGGTGAATAATGATTAAATCAAGTTAAACCCCGACTGTAGGAGAAGGGGAAACGGGAACAAACTAGTTAAAGAGAACTGGTGAACTTTGATATGAAGGGGATCGTTCCCTTTATCGGATTAATGCGGACATTACCTTTAACAGTTGGTTTGTTGtctggcgggctttttgaaattgctCTGATCCCGGCTGAACCGATCTTGGCTGAACCGATCCTATAAACACCGAGGGCAGCAGAGGGAGTCGGTGCTACCGGAGAGAATGGGGAACTCATTTCTGACCCAGGAACAGGTCCAGGAATAAAAAACACATGGGATTCCACCGGTGTCTGACGCtgtaatccagactgactttacaatctataACTAGTAAACCAGAAGTTGCCTTCCTTGCTGTTTCTCTCAGTATCTTTTGATCGTAAATGGCCTTTGacagataaagtgggcggctgtaaAATGAGCCTGTGGGTTCTATTCATTAATGGCACCTTTACTGATAAAATGAAGATGTGACTCCGAAATGGAGAagggatttctcaaaccaatcctggagaaacatgggaaagtgggagtcggtgtatttgctgggacagtgtaggattaatatcagacagcaacagtcccagattaatttaatcagaATGAAACACTCAATCACAGATTAAGATCAAACGGTTTTTAGCTGCAAGACCGTAGAGTTTGATGGAAGCTGGCTGTTCTATCATTGATTCCTGAAATAATGACAGTGCGATTAACTAACTCCAGTCATTTGAATCCAGCACTGAGGGTGAGCCGCAATTAGTTGGGATTTAAAACCCATGCTGGATATAAAGCGGAATCGGATCAAATGAAGTTTCAGTTTATTGTCCCTCTCCAGCTGTACTGACAGAGGCTGTTTCACTGTAACTCGCAATAACAGATCCAAAAGCTGATGATTAAAACTTGTATTCTATGAGACATAAAAGCCCGAGAACTCCTTTTAAAGTGTGTCTTGCTCTATCACTCAGCGCTAGAATGAGAAGCAGCGGAAAACATTAGTGTCACATTCACTTCGGTACTAGTAACTGACACAGGAACTGACAGCGACAGATTAAATCCCTCACACATACAATAACAGAAAAAATTCACTCACACTGATTCAGCAAACGCTGACACAATAATCAACACATCAATCAGCTTCTGTTATACAAATCTGAGTTACAGAAGACAGACCGAGTGTTATCCGATGATGGGACTGCTAATAACACTTACAACAATGGCCAGAACACAACAGAAAGCATCTTGTAGACGATGATCAAacgtccctggtatttctgtctcccacccgcccagtttacTCACAATTATGATTATTTAGGCCTCATTTCCTACACAACCTACAAATTTCAACCAATTGGAGACTGGCGACATCTACTGCCCGGAAGCGAGTGCCGTAACAGACCGACATGGATCAGTAATATTTAACAAGATATTTATTGTTCGCTTCTAACAGACGGAAAGCAGTTAGTTCCAGAATCGGAATAAGGTTTTCAGCGTCACAGGAGCATGAAATCGAGACAAGGAGCGAAAATATCAGGATCTGAAACAGGTCGTTTTATTGTTAAATTCCAGCCCTTTCAtacatacagtgggtggctctgaaaagagcctttgtttaTCCGATTAAATCTCGGTcgatttacttgctcttggagcgcTCAGTGCTGGTTTttttcggcagcagcacggcctggatattaggcagcaccccgccctgagcgatggtcacccctcccagcagcttgttgagctcctcgtcgttgcggacggccagctgcaggtgtctggggatgatgcgggtcttcttgttgtcgcgggccgcgttgccggccaactcgaggatttcagccgtcagatactcgagcacagcggccagatagaccggggctccggcacccacacgttcagcgtagttcccctttcgcaggagtctgtgaacacggcccacagggaactgtagtccggcccgggatgagcgagacttggccttggcgcgagctttaccgccggtttttcctcttccagacatttccaaaatctcacaaacactttcacaaagaatgaagaaatcctcccgcactcgcccttcttataccttctggaggattaCACTGGGGCAATTGTGATTGGTCCATATGTTCTTAATCTCATTGGGCTGGTCGTTAAACCAATCAGAGAATGgttttattcaccaatcaatagTCGGGAATGAGAAAAGGACAGAAATCCCGGCCCCAATTATCAGACCTGAAACggtttttgaaatttgaaaaggccgctaatatatttgtaacacaaAAAGCGGgtttagtaaataatgtcgccttaagacatagatttaaaaatctctctccttttactctgttattccacatttccCGTCACATCTTCGGGACTCTTTTACAATCCGGTTCAGATTCGGCATCATTCTCCGTTCGCTTTCAAACGTGCGGACATGAAACCCCATTCACAgcattttgtaacgggacagattccagctcaatctttgttAAAGTAACAACCgcagattgtggattgatccctgtcCACAGGAGCTGCTCCGGGATCTAAACCGGAGCCGAGATTCCTGGTTTATGAAGTCGAACAGTGACAGAGCTTTTAGACTATTCTATTCTCGGTATCAAGTCCCTTTCAGGGTTGCTACAATACAAAGTTCTGCGGTTAATAAGCTGATTTTCTCCACAATGAACAAACATATGAAAAGGGGAAAAGAAATGTTTGAAGTCTAATCCACCAGCCCCAATACGGCTCTGAAGGGGGCAAGTGCGGGGGAAGGGGTGGATTATGAACGGGAAAGAAAGGGTCAGAGACAAGTTTCTTGTTATTGGGACTAACTTCAACAGCGACACAAAGATTATATCGTGCAGTGATTAAgagaatcttccagatttcaagagaaattacAAAAACACGAGTGTTATAGAAAGACAGTTAGTATCAAAATACCTAAAGTGATCCCATAGCGAGATGTCGatacagcgtcttcagagagactgtgggtggctcttaaaagagcctttgtgtttagGTTGTTTTCAgttcattgtggagttttacttggagctggtgtacttggtcaccgcctttgtcccttccgacacggcgtgcttggccagttctccgggcagcagcaggcgcacggcggtctggatctctcGGGAGCTGATGGTGTGGCGTTTATTATAATgcgccaggcgggaagcctcacccgcgatgcgctcgaaaatatcgttcacaaaggagtt
This DNA window, taken from Heptranchias perlo isolate sHepPer1 chromosome 2, sHepPer1.hap1, whole genome shotgun sequence, encodes the following:
- the LOC137332743 gene encoding LOW QUALITY PROTEIN: histone H4 type VIII-like (The sequence of the model RefSeq protein was modified relative to this genomic sequence to represent the inferred CDS: inserted 1 base in 1 codon); the encoded protein is MSGRGKGGKXLGKGGAKRHHKVLRDNIQGMTKPSIRRLARHGGVKRISGLIHEETGGVLKVFLENVIRDAVTYTEHAKRKTVTAMDVVYALKRQVRTLYGFGG
- the LOC137334775 gene encoding histone H2B 1/2-like; its protein translation is MPEDKKAAPKKGAKKTLSKTPAKGGKKRRKTRKESYSIYIYKVMKQVHPDTGISSKAMSIMNSFVNDIFERIAGEASRLAHYNKRHTISSREIQTAVRLLLPGELAKHAVSEGTKAVTKYTSSK
- the LOC137334772 gene encoding histone H2A-like, whose product is MSGRGKTGGKARAKAKSRSSRAGLQFPVGRVHRLLRKGNYAERVGAGAPVYLAAVLEYLTAEILELAGNAARDNKKTRIIPRHLQLAVRNDEELNKLLGGVTIAQGGVLPNIQAVLLPKKTSTERSKSK